The sequence GTCGATCGCGCCGCTGCAACTGAAGGTGAGCAACAGGCCGCCCGGTGCGAGCCGGCCGAGCGCCAGCCGATTGAGGTCCTTGTAGGCGCGCGCCGCCTTGTCGAGATGCGTGCGGCGCTTGGCGAGCGGCGGCGGATCGCAAACCACCAGGTCGTACTGTTCCCGGCGTTCGGCGCGACGGCGCAGGTCCTCGAAGACATCGGCGGTGACGAACTCGGTGCGACCGGGGTCGAGGTGGTTCTCGATCACCAGCCGCTTGCCGAGCGTGTGCAGGCGCCCCGCCGACTCGACCGCGGTCACCGTTCGGGCGCGGCCGCGAAGCGCGTAGAGCGAAAACGCGCCGCTGTGCGAAAAGAGGTCGAGCACGCGGCGATCGCGCGCCAAGCCCTCGACCAGCCGCCGGTTGTCGCGCTGGTCGCAGTAGAAGCCGGTCTTCTGACCGCCCTCGAGCTCGGCAACGAACTTCAGTCCGCTCTCCTCGAAAGGCGCCTCGCGCGGCAGGACGCCGGCGATCGTCTCCGCCACGAGTGGCAGACCTTCTTCGCGACGGGCGGCGATATCACCGAGGTGCAGAATGGGAGATCCCGGAAAGAATGTCCCCAGAGCTTCGTACGCCGGACCGCGCAGCTTCTCGAGGCCGGCCGAGGTGATCTGGCTGACCAGGACCGAACCGAAACGGTCGACGGTCCAGCCCGGCAGTCCGTCGCCCTCCGCGTTGAGCAGCCGGTAGCCGG is a genomic window of Thermoanaerobaculia bacterium containing:
- a CDS encoding class I SAM-dependent rRNA methyltransferase → GYRLLNAEGDGLPGWTVDRFGSVLVSQITSAGLEKLRGPAYEALGTFFPGSPILHLGDIAARREEGLPLVAETIAGVLPREAPFEESGLKFVAELEGGQKTGFYCDQRDNRRLVEGLARDRRVLDLFSHSGAFSLYALRGRARTVTAVESAGRLHTLGKRLVIENHLDPGRTEFVTADVFEDLRRRAERREQYDLVVCDPPPLAKRRTHLDKAARAYKDLNRLALGRLAPGGLLLTFSCSGAIDGKLFRQILFAAAVEARVDLALLAPLAAAVDHPVSVFHPQGEYLKGWLGVVRGPLA